One Symbiobacterium terraclitae genomic region harbors:
- a CDS encoding MFS transporter — translation MNESTASPNYRQSVGVMSAAQLVTGLGDQIYSVALPWLVFNLAESAFQVGVFRAIESSATAVTGIAAGVLADRLGPRRTLALVALLGPLVLLLVPTAQFGRRLSFPLLCLVGFLSLSLHRLKWTSWYSSIPRVVPKAHLSQANAALQLSHAAEAAVGPALAGLLINGLGAIRSLFVDMLSFGALWIALPFVPARPAEAPRGGAVWSETREGLRFLVGNRTIWAFTLFVGALNVILGSVIIVTLLKLRTEFHASAGRTGLVLIGAGAGAVFGSILSPVLVRRLQMRVVDIIGVAALALAAMGMARSDAALSLSLALVTFSVTVGNIGYHTVRQTLTPDHLQGRVTGTSVALHRSLVPLGAALLGFLTEWKGASSTLIFMGSWVLIALAVFRLYLRGRAQVELKL, via the coding sequence GTGAACGAATCGACAGCGTCTCCCAACTACCGGCAGTCGGTGGGTGTGATGTCTGCTGCACAACTGGTTACGGGCCTCGGCGACCAGATCTACTCGGTCGCACTGCCGTGGCTGGTGTTCAACCTCGCGGAGTCGGCCTTTCAGGTCGGCGTCTTCCGCGCCATCGAGAGCTCCGCTACCGCAGTTACGGGGATCGCAGCAGGCGTGCTGGCGGACCGGCTGGGACCGCGGCGTACGCTCGCCCTGGTAGCCCTGTTGGGACCGCTGGTCCTCCTCCTGGTACCGACCGCGCAGTTCGGTCGGCGGCTCAGCTTTCCGTTGTTATGCCTTGTCGGTTTCCTTTCCCTGTCGCTCCACCGGCTCAAGTGGACCTCCTGGTACTCGTCCATTCCCCGGGTCGTTCCGAAAGCCCATCTGTCGCAGGCCAACGCAGCCCTGCAGCTCAGCCATGCCGCCGAAGCTGCAGTCGGGCCGGCGCTGGCGGGCCTCCTGATCAACGGGTTAGGCGCGATCCGATCACTGTTCGTTGACATGCTTTCATTCGGTGCGCTGTGGATCGCGCTGCCTTTCGTCCCCGCGCGACCGGCCGAGGCGCCGAGGGGCGGGGCCGTCTGGTCCGAGACCCGCGAAGGACTGCGGTTCCTGGTAGGGAACCGCACCATCTGGGCGTTTACTCTGTTTGTGGGCGCACTCAACGTCATATTGGGGAGCGTCATCATCGTTACACTCCTGAAGCTCAGGACGGAGTTCCACGCCAGTGCGGGCAGAACCGGGCTGGTACTCATCGGAGCCGGCGCAGGGGCTGTCTTCGGAAGCATCCTCTCGCCCGTGCTCGTGCGCCGGCTGCAGATGCGTGTCGTCGACATCATAGGCGTGGCTGCGCTCGCTCTGGCGGCCATGGGGATGGCCCGGTCAGACGCTGCGCTGTCCCTGAGCCTCGCTCTGGTCACGTTCAGCGTGACCGTCGGCAACATCGGCTACCACACGGTCAGGCAGACGCTGACGCCCGACCACCTCCAGGGACGGGTCACGGGGACGAGCGTCGCCCTCCATCGCTCGCTGGTGCCGCTGGGTGCCGCCCTTCTCGGATTCCTGACGGAGTGGAAGGGGGCATCATCCACCCTGATCTTCATGGGTTCCTGGGTTCTGATCGCCCTCGCGGTTTTCCGGCTGTATCTGCGCGGCAGGGCGCAGGTGGAACTCAAGCTCTAG
- a CDS encoding helix-turn-helix transcriptional regulator, giving the protein MTNAEVAILSLVAEQPRHGYEIEAVIEERGMREWTEVGFSSIYYVLKKLEARGLVKRTGADTGSRGPARVTYRATAAGHAALRAATLAALSVPQSGNSPFLLGLANLPVLSPDEVREALARYRAALEGKRRDLEARRSGAGPGAPFFVTAMFDRSLALIAAELEWLAAFESQYAREEDPAMAQPVSPEKVLYSARREPEIVEVPETWCLTLTGSGAPEGPAFQQAVEALYGLAYTLKFQLKGEGRDFKVPPLEGLWWVDRPEEFARTPREQWQWQLLIRMPDGLTEEKVSVARAQAAEKKKNPRIRDVRFERFAEGTAAQVLHVGPFSEEGPVIARLHAFIAEKGYRLRGRHHEVYLSDFRRTAPEKLKTILRQPVEPAT; this is encoded by the coding sequence GTGACCAATGCTGAGGTTGCGATTCTCTCCCTCGTGGCCGAGCAGCCGCGCCACGGCTACGAGATCGAGGCCGTCATCGAGGAGCGCGGCATGCGGGAGTGGACCGAGGTCGGTTTCTCCTCGATCTACTACGTGCTGAAGAAGTTGGAGGCGCGCGGGCTCGTGAAGCGGACCGGTGCCGACACGGGCAGCCGGGGGCCGGCCAGGGTCACCTACCGGGCCACGGCGGCGGGGCACGCCGCCCTCCGGGCCGCCACGCTGGCGGCGCTGTCGGTGCCGCAGTCGGGGAACTCCCCGTTCCTGCTGGGCCTGGCCAACCTGCCCGTGCTCTCGCCGGACGAGGTCCGGGAGGCGCTCGCCCGCTACCGGGCGGCGCTGGAGGGGAAGCGGCGGGACCTGGAGGCCCGCCGGTCCGGGGCCGGCCCGGGCGCCCCCTTCTTCGTGACCGCCATGTTCGACCGCTCGCTCGCGCTCATCGCCGCCGAACTGGAGTGGCTCGCCGCATTCGAATCCCAGTATGCCCGGGAGGAGGACCCCGCCATGGCCCAGCCCGTCAGCCCCGAGAAGGTGCTCTACAGCGCCAGGAGGGAGCCCGAGATCGTCGAAGTCCCGGAGACTTGGTGCCTCACCCTGACCGGTTCCGGCGCGCCGGAGGGCCCTGCGTTCCAGCAGGCCGTCGAAGCGCTCTACGGCCTGGCCTACACCCTGAAGTTCCAGCTGAAGGGAGAGGGGAGAGACTTCAAGGTGCCGCCCCTCGAGGGCCTATGGTGGGTCGACCGGCCGGAGGAGTTCGCCCGGACGCCCCGGGAGCAGTGGCAGTGGCAGCTGCTCATCCGCATGCCGGACGGGCTGACCGAAGAGAAGGTCTCCGTCGCCCGCGCCCAGGCGGCGGAGAAGAAGAAGAACCCCCGAATCCGCGATGTGCGCTTCGAGCGGTTCGCTGAGGGCACCGCGGCCCAGGTGCTCCACGTGGGGCCGTTCTCGGAGGAGGGCCCTGTGATCGCGCGGCTGCATGCCTTCATCGCCGAGAAGGGGTACCGGCTCCGGGGCCGCCACCACGAGGTCTACCTGTCCGACTTCCGGCGGACCGCGCCGGAGAAGCTGAAGACCATCCTGCGGCAGCCCGTGGAGCCGGCCACCTAG
- a CDS encoding aldehyde dehydrogenase family protein, whose product MYEIPLWRAGRERASLDARLLRDYRGAPLARVASAPSLMVHRAVAELRAAAEPGRDLTALWDAIAAAGRLLATAGLGGCSPDEHARLVTLATGAPIADSRQALTELASGMVHVRDALRWQSPGGGLDPFLTHRLEPAPGKSCGWVPAGQVLGFVAPSNHPAVHLTWVLALAMGWSVALRPGADDPFTPWRVLLALREAGFPAERVALLPGGHDLVPALVEHCDRTVAYGGPALAALLGRDPRVLFNGPGRSKVLVDAGAVRAPTGNGMVSFLVDCILHDGGRKCTCASALLLRGEAPGLLEAVADRLDRLPLLDPLDPEARVPAWKDPAAAQQTPAETVEVDGLTFVRPALLLGVDPADPRFGVELPAPWATAAQLPAGADPLPLLRGSLAVTLLTRDRALAGRCLTETTIQKLFVGPIPPWHTEPGAPHKGRLADFLFTAKAYREAEIPWN is encoded by the coding sequence GGGCGGTGGCGGAGCTGCGGGCGGCGGCGGAGCCGGGAAGGGACCTCACCGCCCTCTGGGACGCCATCGCCGCGGCAGGCCGGCTGCTGGCCACCGCCGGGCTGGGCGGCTGCTCGCCCGACGAGCACGCCCGCCTGGTCACCCTGGCCACCGGTGCGCCCATCGCAGACAGCCGGCAGGCTCTCACCGAACTGGCCAGCGGCATGGTCCACGTGCGGGACGCCCTGCGCTGGCAGTCGCCGGGGGGCGGGCTGGACCCCTTCCTCACCCACCGGCTGGAGCCGGCCCCGGGCAAGTCCTGCGGCTGGGTGCCGGCCGGGCAGGTGCTTGGCTTCGTCGCCCCCTCCAACCACCCGGCGGTCCACCTGACGTGGGTGCTGGCCCTGGCGATGGGCTGGTCCGTGGCCCTCCGCCCCGGCGCCGACGACCCGTTCACCCCCTGGCGGGTGCTGCTGGCGCTCAGGGAGGCGGGCTTCCCGGCGGAGCGGGTCGCCCTCCTGCCCGGCGGGCACGACCTGGTGCCCGCGCTCGTGGAGCACTGCGACCGGACGGTCGCCTACGGCGGCCCCGCCCTGGCAGCCCTGCTGGGCCGCGACCCCAGGGTGCTCTTCAACGGTCCGGGCCGGTCCAAGGTGCTGGTGGACGCCGGCGCCGTGCGGGCGCCGACGGGGAATGGGATGGTCTCATTCCTCGTGGACTGCATCCTCCACGACGGCGGGCGCAAGTGCACCTGCGCCAGCGCCCTGCTGCTGCGGGGCGAGGCCCCCGGGCTCCTGGAGGCGGTCGCCGACCGGCTGGACCGGCTGCCGCTCCTGGACCCGCTGGACCCGGAGGCACGGGTGCCCGCCTGGAAGGATCCGGCGGCCGCCCAGCAGACCCCGGCGGAGACGGTGGAGGTCGACGGCCTCACCTTCGTGCGCCCCGCGCTGCTGCTGGGCGTCGACCCCGCGGACCCCCGCTTCGGCGTCGAGCTGCCCGCCCCGTGGGCGACGGCGGCCCAGCTGCCCGCCGGCGCCGACCCGCTGCCGCTCCTGCGGGGCTCGCTGGCGGTGACGCTGCTCACCCGCGACCGGGCACTGGCGGGGCGCTGCCTGACGGAGACCACGATCCAGAAGCTCTTCGTCGGCCCGATCCCGCCCTGGCACACCGAGCCCGGGGCGCCCCACAAGGGCCGCCTGGCCGACTTCCTCTTCACGGCGAAGGCATACCGGGAGGCGGAGATTCCATGGAACTGA
- a CDS encoding SDR family NAD(P)-dependent oxidoreductase, producing the protein MELNGKRALVTGASKGLGAAVARRLAEAGADVAVHYHRDLPGAAQTAEAVRAAGRRALLLAADLSRPKEAEELVAHVADAWSGLDLLVNNAGVAPVRPWEQIEAAEWTEVLATNLSGPFHVMRAALPLLRAGREPAVVNVGSVVSFNGGAFGPAYAAAKAGLVGLTRSAAREWGPLGIRVNCVAPGPIESPLARALPAPALEAMKAQTPLRRLGTFAEVAEVVCWLLSPAAAYVTGQTVVVDGGRVMN; encoded by the coding sequence ATGGAACTGAACGGCAAGCGGGCCCTGGTGACCGGGGCCTCCAAGGGGCTGGGGGCCGCGGTGGCCCGGCGGCTGGCGGAGGCCGGGGCCGACGTGGCCGTCCACTACCACCGGGACCTGCCCGGCGCCGCGCAGACCGCAGAGGCGGTGCGCGCCGCCGGCCGGCGGGCGCTGCTGCTCGCCGCCGACCTCTCCCGCCCGAAGGAGGCGGAGGAGCTGGTGGCGCACGTGGCCGACGCCTGGAGCGGGCTGGACCTGCTGGTCAACAACGCCGGGGTGGCGCCGGTGCGCCCCTGGGAGCAGATCGAGGCGGCGGAGTGGACGGAGGTCCTGGCGACCAACCTGAGCGGGCCCTTCCACGTGATGCGGGCGGCCCTGCCGCTGCTCAGGGCCGGCCGGGAGCCCGCGGTCGTCAACGTGGGCTCGGTGGTCAGCTTCAACGGCGGCGCGTTCGGCCCCGCCTACGCCGCGGCGAAGGCAGGACTGGTGGGGCTCACCCGGTCGGCCGCCCGGGAGTGGGGGCCCCTGGGCATCCGGGTGAACTGCGTGGCGCCGGGTCCCATTGAGTCGCCGCTGGCCCGGGCCCTGCCGGCGCCGGCGCTGGAGGCGATGAAGGCACAGACCCCGCTCCGGCGTCTCGGCACCTTCGCGGAGGTGGCCGAGGTGGTCTGCTGGCTGCTCTCCCCCGCCGCGGCCTACGTCACGGGCCAGACGGTGGTCGTGGACGGCGGCCGGGTGATGAACTAG